Genomic window (Chryseobacterium bernardetii):
AATTTTAGGGTTGGTTCTTTCTAAAATCAATGGTTACGACCTTATCGTCACCGAAATAGAGTTCTATTGCCAGTCTCAGCATTGTGGGGGTCAGTTGTGAACCTGCAAATCTTATCAGGCAGTGAATACCAAAAACGCTGTTGTCCTGATAGAATAATTGATCTGCAAAAATTCGTGGATTGCGGTACATCAGAACGCCAAATTTTTCGATTATCTGCTCAGCATTTTGCACAAGGCTATACCAATAATCGGCTGTGACAATGCAGTTTGATGACCAAGCTTTTCTAATATCCTCCTCTTTCTCCCGTAAGTGAGCTATTTCGGTTTTAATAAAGTCGGTCAACGTTCCGAGCTGATCCGGAAAGAGCCTTGCAACGGCAAATGCCCTTTCGGTATTGTTCATTTCTTGTAATGATTTCATGATATTTTGATTTTTATAAGGTGGCAGTTCTCTACAAGCCTGCCACCTTTTGTATTTAGCTTAATTCAATTGGAAAATATCGGTTCCTATCTTCTCGAATGATGTGCATAGCTCAAATGCTTTTTGTGATTTAAGCTGTGCAGTACCTCCAAGTACAATGCTCTGTAACTTCGCTTCGTTATCCTTGTAGTTTCGCACGTTCTGAAAGTAGCCAGTGACGGCATTATAAGCCCCGAAGAGTGTGCCTTTGGTTGTTTCCAGTTGCTGTGTGTCGTTCATCATGGCGTATGCAAAGGCATCGTCAACTGTGTTTTTGAACATGGTCGAAAGTTCATCCTCAGCACCTTTTTTAAGTAGGTTATAAGCTTCTGTATTTGGGCATAAGGCAAGTTGTATGAGCTTTTTAACTTCGCTGTCCTTGATTTTTATGGTTGCCCAGTGGTTAAAAATTCCGTCCATCTGTGTTGTCATGTTGTTTGCCAGTCCCATTACTTTGTGCGCATCGCTCAGACGCTGTTTTGCTCCTGCGGTGTGCTTTATACGTACCACATTGCTCATATTGCGGAGTGATGCGTTCAGGGTGTTTTGGCATACGATTCGGATAGGGGTAAAGGCTGCAGTTATGCTTCCGCTTCCGTCATGGCTTGTGGTCAGAAATATGTATTTTTCAATCACATCATCAGAATTGCCAATACGGATATAGTTTGGGAGTTTGGCGGTAATAAATATGCGTTCTCCCTGACCCAATGCCCCTGCGGTTTCGTATAGAATACCGCTTCCACCACCTACAATAGAATCAAAAAATGTAAAAGCGTCTTTATTTTGTACGATGTGGTAATCTTTGCCCACCACTCCAAGCACGGTATTGTTATCCGTACGGATATTAGCGAAATAGTTAGGTACTTCGATTTCAGTGTCCTCGATTACTATACCGTCCGAAATTTCCACTATGCCCGAACCTTTGGTAAACAAAGGGCTTTTTTGTACTTCATAATCAAGACCTGCGTGTCTGATTGCTTCGGCACTTGTCGGGTAGTCCTGCACGATCTGTCCGAGCCCGTGCCATGCCTTTTCCTTTACGCTGAAAAATGAATATCTACCAGTTCTGTTATTGTAATTTAAATTATGTCCCATGATTTCTATTTTTTAAATGGGTTAAATGTTTTGGATTTTGTACTGTCCTGCCTAGAATGGGAGGTCGTCATTTTCGTCCTCTTTTGCAGTACTGTTAGTTTCTTGAGCTTTAGTAGCCTGTACAGCATCATCTTTTGAAGCCGTTCCCCAATATGGTTTAATATAGGAGGTGTTGAAGTTCAGTCCCGCATTGAGCGTTCCGTCTTTTCCCTGCCACGCTCTTGCGCTGATCTGTCCTGTCAATTCTACGCACAGCCCTTTTTTGAGCCACGGAGCTACTTTCGCTGTGCGCCAGTAGGCGCACTGAATAAATGCGTCATTGTCTACCCACTGACCTTGTTTGTTTTTGTAGCCGTCAATTACTGCTACCATGAAGTTTACCACTTCTTTACCTTCTGTTGTTTTGCTGACTGTTGCGTTTGCTGTCAGCCTTCCGAAAATGTTCATAACTTTTGTTTTTAAGTTGTTTTACAATCTTGTTACGTTTGTTCCCTTTTCAGTCCTGCTGAGGCTTCGCCCCAAATCATTTTTTCAAAGAAAAAAAAGGAAAAAAAAGAAAGTCAATCCGGACATAGGGTAATTGCGGTAAGGCAAAAGGAAACGGAATAAAGGATGGGTGCGTGCGACGGCATGTGTTTATGCCGTAGTCTTTTGCGGGATGTGGGCTGGCTGCCCTATGTACTTTTGAATGTCTTTTTCGACTGATTTTCTTTTGTAAAAAATGATTCCCCCAATCTTATCTATCCGAAGATTTATGGGCCTGAAAACATTGTTATTTCATAGGGAATTGCGAGATGATTGTGGAAGAACAGCGAGGGCAGCTTGCAATTTGCTATGTATGGGGGGCAGAAAGCTCTTTTACGGATCGGGGAAAGCGGCGGAGTAAATGTGCTTTGCCTTTGAAGGGGAAAGAAGTTATCCTTTTAAAAGAGATCTGTATATGTAAGAAATATGACTATGAATGAGTGATTGAAACAGCATTCTTTGGCGAGGGAAAAGATAGATTGAAAAACATGGTTTTACCTTTCATATCTCGGGCCTGGTAAGTGTGATAAAGTGGATCTGTTTATAGAGTTTTTATCCTATAAAGTTGAACTAATATTCGCAATAAAATTTAATAGTCTGCGATTCATTTTTTAATGCCTATAAATTAATGCTATACCTTACGAGAATATTTTATCACTTACTGGTACACAAATAATTATTCATAACTTGTATGTAGAATTACATTAGAAATGAATAACATTAAGTAATTTAATTTAGGTGTTTACTTCGTGGAATTTAAATCTATCCAAACGGTCCTAATTATGAGAAAAATAATGTTTGACAATAGTCATCTGTATGCCGGTTCAATAGGGAAGATATTGTTTCCTATCTCTTCCCGTAGCGCATATCTTGAAATAGATATTGAATTTAGTGATGGAATAGTAGCAAAGGGTGATATGGAAGTTCTGAATGACAGGGAACTGATCCTAAATGTCCAAGGATATAGTACAGCTTCGGGAACAGAAATCGGGGAGAAAACCTGGCTACTTAAAAAATTGGAAGAAAACATATGGAAAGTGGAGAAAAAGTATTCGGAATATTAAGCATTTCCATTTATATGTTTTTTTGATAAGAGATTAATTTTAACTCTAAATGAGCTCTTCGTCCAATACGTCAGGTTCTGAAAATTTGATACGAAAAAATTTGTGGCTTGATATCTTAAATGCCACTGCTATATTTTCACATCTCATATACCTAAAGAATGACTGGAGCGATCTATGTCCGGTAATCTTCATGAGATCAAATGGTGATATACCAGAAAGATAACCATTTGTGGCAAAAGTCCTTCTTGCTGTATGGCTACTGATCAATGAAGAAAGCTGTACAATTTTTTCGGTTTTTCTTCCTCCCTCTGTTCTAAAAAAAGCAACCTCTCGGTCAATAGTTGATTTGGCGACAATCTTTTTTAGCGTTATATTATAATGTGATTCTGAGAAACCTTTTTGTAATGAATTTCCGTACTTTTCAATGATGGTCATAACAATTGTAGCCGCTGGAATGACAACAGGATAACACTTTTTCCCTGTGTGAACCTCAAAAAACACCTGTTCTTCAAGCGTGCGTTTACGGCAGTTGATATTTTGTAGAAACTTAAACATATCACCTACACGAAGCCCTAAAAA
Coding sequences:
- a CDS encoding DUF932 domain-containing protein, whose translation is MGHNLNYNNRTGRYSFFSVKEKAWHGLGQIVQDYPTSAEAIRHAGLDYEVQKSPLFTKGSGIVEISDGIVIEDTEIEVPNYFANIRTDNNTVLGVVGKDYHIVQNKDAFTFFDSIVGGGSGILYETAGALGQGERIFITAKLPNYIRIGNSDDVIEKYIFLTTSHDGSGSITAAFTPIRIVCQNTLNASLRNMSNVVRIKHTAGAKQRLSDAHKVMGLANNMTTQMDGIFNHWATIKIKDSEVKKLIQLALCPNTEAYNLLKKGAEDELSTMFKNTVDDAFAYAMMNDTQQLETTKGTLFGAYNAVTGYFQNVRNYKDNEAKLQSIVLGGTAQLKSQKAFELCTSFEKIGTDIFQLN
- a CDS encoding single-stranded DNA-binding protein, which produces MNIFGRLTANATVSKTTEGKEVVNFMVAVIDGYKNKQGQWVDNDAFIQCAYWRTAKVAPWLKKGLCVELTGQISARAWQGKDGTLNAGLNFNTSYIKPYWGTASKDDAVQATKAQETNSTAKEDENDDLPF
- a CDS encoding phage integrase SAM-like domain-containing protein, producing MEECFLEHCDKVIADMGAGLVKKKDGDLYSDTTIRTMKQNIKLIRSFVSIKAETLKMKDVDKNFVDAFHQFLLDKNLAKNTISGKLDGLRFWIKRFHVEKLMDYKGEVGKYPSEITTAISLSIEELQALYVMKLPEGQRKVLDIFICQSFLGLRVGDMFKFLQNINCRKRTLEEQVFFEVHTGKKCYPVVIPAATIVMTIIEKYGNSLQKGFSESHYNITLKKIVAKSTIDREVAFFRTEGGRKTEKIVQLSSLISSHTARRTFATNGYLSGISPFDLMKITGHRSLQSFFRYMRCENIAVAFKISSHKFFRIKFSEPDVLDEELI